A stretch of Rhododendron vialii isolate Sample 1 chromosome 4a, ASM3025357v1 DNA encodes these proteins:
- the LOC131323632 gene encoding uncharacterized protein LOC131323632 — translation MERGMRDFVEFCNNMELEDLPMLGRKYTWTNYQDQAILSRLDRFLMSHQWIQQFKVLQWGLERPISDHCLVVIMDDNRDWGPRPVKFMDIWLSHPDYMRLAKESWENTLMFGWAGFKLVQKLKAVKERLNVWNKKEFGDVNLALQVIEAEFHQFDLLAEDRQLSPIEKAAKCKANSEFWRLSRLTESLWRQKSRIKWFKEGDKNTRFFQVVANNRYKRDVVGSINVSGRVVEDPSEFEEGEIVVALKDCSNIKAPGPNGFNFSFVKKGWDFMKNLVLLFFSKFHANGKLTKGINSTFVSLIPKVDCPLIFKDFRPISMVGCVYKLMSKVLANRIKAHLPLVIGESQAAFIGGKQILDGVLVANEVIHSWKTRNIGGLILKIDFERAYDCVNWEFLLDLLSKLGFRVNWCRWIKECCSSVSMSVLINGSASKEFTTQKGLRQGDPLSPFLFNIVVEALNIMLERARARNIIKRVKVGANGVVVSHLQFANDTILFCNNDREELANIKRILRCFQLMSGLKINFSKSSLCGVNIPQVDVSSLAQVMGCKIESLPIKYLGLPLGANSRRTKTWKPVLEKMEKRLNVWTRRTNSTGGRLTLINSSFSNLPTYFMSIFKIPVAVVKVIKGKYNLVQGACLPNLPRNGRITNIWRDICSLKDPSSSIGLVLNEGFRIQVHSGTETSFWEHVWLRDRPLKEEFPRLFLISSQKESSVRSVKEGSGIMLWKLQYRKRRLNVMETNLSEELHRRLALVTLDQTKRDVLQWKWIDDKRFSSRSVYRQWEQMLQSRNQVLGSLWKNLCPPKVEIFSWIAIQDRTPTRSLLSNRNIVQEGQSVSYPLCSLHVETPEHLFLYCQFSWNTWSFIMDWWHMSWVCPKLISDLALWWFDIGFRNLEKNVWEATFYATLWSLWLVRNDYVFNSATTSFEVVGDLVKTRVAMWMKTKFTIKIYSVEEFKVFLDGIHKLKL, via the exons ATGGAAAGGGGCATGAGGGACTTTGTGGAGTTTTGTAATAATATGGAATTGGAGGATCTTCCAATGTTGGGGAGGAAATATACGTGGACGAATTACCAAGACCAAGCTATCCTTAGCCGGCTAGATAGATTTCTGATGTCTCATCAATGGATTCAACAGTTTAAAGTTCTCCAATGGGGTTTAGAAAGACCTATCTCTGACCATTGTCTGGTTGTCATCATGGATGATAACAGGGATTGGGGCCCTAGGCCTGTCAAATTTATGGATATCTGGTTATCACACCCAGACTACATGAGGTTAGCAAAGGAATCATGGGAGAATACTTTGATGTTTGGATGGGCAGGGTTCAAGCTGGTTCAGAAATTGAAGGCAGTAAAAGAGAGGCTAAATGTATGGAATAAAAAAGAGTTTGGGGACGTAAACTTGGCGCTTCAAGTGATTGAAGCTGAATTCCATCAGTTTGACCTTCTTGCGGAAGATAGGCAGCTCTCTCCGATTGAAAAAGCAGCAAAGTGCAAAGCCAATTCTGAGTTTTGGAGGCTCTCTCGCTTAACGGAGTCGCTATGGCGACAAAAATCCAGGATAAAGTGGTTCAAGGAGGGGGATAAAAATACACGATTTTTCCAGGTTGTGGCAAATAATAGATACAAAAGGGATGTGGTGGGGTCGATCAATGTCTCTGGTAGAGTAGTAGAGGACCCTTCGGAA TTCGAGGAGGGGGAGATTGTTGTTGCATTGAAGGATTGCAGTAATATTAAAGCTCCGGGCCCAAATGGGTTCAATTTCTCCTTTGTGAAGAAGGGATGGGACTTTATGAAGAATCTGGTCTTGCTGTTCTTCTCGAAGTTTCATGCCAATGGAAAGCTAACTAAAGGTATCAATTCTACCTTTGTGTCTTTAATTCCTAAGGTGGATTGCCCATTGATTTTCAAAGATTTCAGGCCCATTAGTATGGTGGGTTGTGTTTACAAACTGATGTCTAAAGTTTTAGCGAACAGAATTAAAGCCCACTTACCCCTAGTTATTGGTGAATCTCAAGCGGCCTTTATTGGAGGTAAACAAATTCTGGATGGGGTCTTGGTAGCTAATGAGGTAATCCATAGTTGGAAGACAAGAAATATAGGAGGCTTAAttctgaaaattgattttgaaaggGCCTATGACTGTGTTAATTGGGAATTCTTGCTGGACTTGCTCTCAAAGTTGGGATTCAGGGTGAACTGGTGTAGATGGATTAAGGAGTGTTGTTCCTCGGTATCCATGTCTGTTTTGATCAATGGGTCAGCATCCAAAGAATTTACGACTCAGAAAGGCCTTAGGCAAGGGGACCCGTtatccccttttcttttcaacatAGTTGTCGAAGCTCTAAACATTATGTTGGAAAGAGCAAGGGCGCGGAATATAATCAAAAGAGTCAAGGTTGGAGCTAATGGAGTTGTTGTGTCCCACCTTCAATTTGCTAACGACACTATTCTTTTCTGTAACAATGATAGAGAGGAGTTGGCCAATATTAAGAGAATCCTAAGGTGCTTCCAACTCATGTCTGGGCTGAAAATTAACTTCTCTAAGAGTTCGTTGTGTGGTGTCAATATCCCTCAGGTGGATGTATCATCCCTCGCTCAGGTTATGGGGTGTAAAATTGAATCTTTGCCAATCAAATACCTAGGTCTTCCCCTGGGAGCTAATTCGAGGAGGACGAAAACATGGAAGCCAGTGTTagaaaagatggagaaaagacTAAATGTGTGGACAAGGAGAACCAATTCCACTGGTGGGAGACTTACTCTTATCAACTCATCATTCTCCAATTTGCCAACCTATTTCATGTCTATTTTCAAGATCCCCGTGGCTGTG GTCAAAGTTATCAAAGGGAAATATAATCTAGTACAGGGGGCTTGTCTACCTAATCTACCAAGGAATGGACGTATTACCAACATCTGGAGAGATATTTGCTCACTAAAGGACCCCTCTTCAAGCATTGGCTTGGTTCTTAATGAGGGTTTTCGAATTCAAGTTCATTCCGGCACGGAAACGTCCTTCTGGGAACATGTGTGGCTGAGGGACAGGCCACTCAAGGAGGAATTCCCTAGACTATTCCTTATTTCTAGCCAAAAGGAGAGCTCGGTCAGGTCTGTCAAGGAAGGATCCGGGATTATGCTGTGGAAGTTACAGTATAGAAAGCGGCGTCTAAATGTGATGGAGACTAACTTGTCGGAGGAACTGCATCGTAGATTGGCTTTGGTGACACTAGATCAAACCAAGAGGGATGTGCTCCAATGGAAGTGGATAGATGATAAACGCTTCTCATCACGATCGGTATACAGGCAATGGGAACAGATGCTTCAGTCTAGGAACCAAGTTTTGGGATCTCTTTGGAAGAACCTTTGccctcctaaggtggaaatATTTTCATGGATTGCGATTCAAGACAGGACTCCAACTAGATCGTTGCTGTCCAATAGGAATATCGTACAAGAGGGCCAATCGGTATCCTACCCTCTTTGTTCCTTGCATGTCGAAACTCCAGAGCATTTGTTTTTGTACTGCCAATTTTCTTGGAATACCTGGTCATTTATTATGGATTGGTGGCATATGTCATGGGTGTGTCCGAAATTGATATCTGATCTAGCTTTGTGGTGGTTTGATATCGGGTTTAGGAATCTGGAGAAAAATGTGTGGGAAGCAACCTTTTATGCCACTTTGTGGTCTCTATGGCTGGTTCGGAATGACTATGTGTTTAATAGTGCTACCACGAGTTTTGAGGTGGTGGGAGATTTGGTTAAAACTAGAGTTGCAATGTGGATGAAGACCAAGTTCACGATCAAGATTTATTCAGTGGAGGAGTTCAAGGTGTTTCTTGATGGCATTCATAAGCTCAAGTTGTAA
- the LOC131323633 gene encoding tricyclene synthase EBOS, chloroplastic-like — protein MYFDVEIGSLETKWPERGGGTGGVGCVWRVHQCFETQRTRVNRKTDWVDGSPVQPELNHDINVVASVRPSVTLPDALSQSPAGAQSAGSVEAMDLLCCSGPEAEERTSGRRILIQVKVPTNRTPTIIIRALRELSQQDRLKLWIYRVARIPASVYPKPSERDSRARWAPRRIVQRALSLGSDLAMCSVQKQWNDQRKENPNPGQAMVEEYSQPFERRSAHYQPTAWNYDFIKSFENHNNTDEIQKQRAEKLKGEVRAMIEDTDANSLTILELIDDIQRLGLSYHFEKDITRALDRMFLCVNGTNVWTQQKSTIHAIALSFRLCRQHGYEVSQDVFKRFKDKNGNFMESLSKDTKGLLSLYEASYFSFEGEKLMEEARVFTTKHLKGKIVNEDLEEQINHALEMPLQHRMLRLEARWYIEAYGKRKDANSLLVEMAKLEFNMVQSMLQGELKDMSRWWEDIGLGKRLSFTRDRLMECYFWNVGMIFEPKFSDCRKSLTKLAALVTTIDDVYDVYGSLDELELFTAAVHRWDIEAVETLSDYMKLCFLALYNTTNEMAYDILKQKGVNIVPHLKRAWADLCETFLKEAKWCSNRETPTFKAYLDNALVSVSGVLISVYVYFLLTETITKEALECLEKKYHPLVECSSLIFRFSNDLATSKAELERGESVNSIQCYMHETRVSEQEARKHIRSLIEEAWKKMNKERVAVDSTFEKPFIETALNLARIAQCTYRNGDGHGAPDNKAKNRVLSVIIEPITLVHGLQHGSNLLASTEYFLGYKEKNI, from the exons atgtattttgacGTCGAAATAGGGTCGCTGGAGACTAAGTGGCCGGAGAGGGGAGGGGGAACCGGAGGAGTTGGCTG TGTTTGGAGGGTTCATCAATGTTTTGAAACCCAAAGAACTAGAGTGAACCGAAAAACGGATTGGGTGGACGGatcaccggttcaaccggagtTGAACCATGACATCAATGTGGTGGCTTCGGTTAGACCCTCGGTAACCTTGCCAGATGCTCTGAGCCAAAGCCCTGCGGGAGCTCAGTCAGCAGGATCGGTTGAAGCAATGGATCTACTGTGTTGCTCGG gtccagaaGCAGAGGAACGAACCAGCGGAAGGAGAATCTTAATCCAGGTTAAGGTCCCGACAAATCGAACCCCCACAATCATAATTAg AGCCCTGCGGGAGCTCAGTCAGCAGGATCGGTTGAAGCTATGGATCTACCGTGTTGCTCGG ATTCCTGCTTCGGTGTACCCGAAGCCTTCTGAGAGAGATAGTCGCGCCAGATGGGCCCCAAGAAGGATCGTGCAGCGAGCATTATCATTGGGATCagatctggccatgtgctcc gttcagaagCAGTGGAACGATCAGCGGAAGGAGAATCCTAATCCAGGCCAAG CAATGGTTGAAGAATATTCACAACCTTTCGAAAGGCGATCCGCCCATTACCAGCCAACTGCTTGGAATTATGATTTCATCAAGTCTTTTGAAAATCACAATAACACC GATGAAATACAGAAGCAGAGAGCAGAGAAACTGAAGGGAGAGGTAAGGGCTATGATTGAGGATACAGATGCAAATTCATTAACAATACTCGAACTGATAGATGATATTCAACGATTGGGATTGAGCTATCACTTTGAGAAGGATATCACGAGAGCACTTGATCGAATGTTTCTTTGTGTGAATGGAACTAACGTGTGGACACAACAGAAGAGTACAATTCATGCTATTGCTCTCAGCTTTAGGCTCTGTAGACAACATGGCTATGAAGTCTCCCAAG ACGTGTTTAAGAGATTCAAAGACAAAAATGGAAACTTCATGGAATCCCTAAGTAAGGACACCAAGGGATTACTAAGTTTGTATGAAGcatcttatttttcatttgagGGAGAAAAACTTATGGAAGAGGCAAGAGTATTCACAACCAAACATCTGAAGGGAAAGATAGTGAACGAAGACCTTGAGGAGCAAATAAATCATGCATTGGAAATGCCTTTGCAGCATAGGATGCTGAGGCTTGAGGCTAGGTGGTACATTGAAGCTTATGGTAAAAGAAAAGATGCAAATTCTTTGCTAGTTGAAATGGCTAAGTTGGAATTCAACATGGTGCAATCTATGCTCCAAGGAGAACTCAAAGACATGTCAAG gTGGTGGGAAGATATAGGTTTGGGAAAAAGGTTGAGTTTTACGAGGGATAGACTGATGGAATGCTACTTTTGGAATGTGGGCATGATTTTTGAGCCTAAATTCAGTGATTGCCGGAAGAGTTTAACGAAATTGGCAGCACTTGTAACCACCATTGATGATGTCTATGACGTCTATGGATCATTGGATGAGCTTGAACTATTCACAGCTGCTGTTCACAG ATGGGATATAGAGGCTGTGGAAACCCTTTCCGACTACATGAAGTTGTGCTTCCTAGCTCTCTACAACACTACCAATGAAATGGCTTATGACATTCTTAAACAAAAAGGGGTTAACATCGTCCCACACTTAAAAAGAGCG TGGGCAGATTTATGCGAAACATTCTTGAAGGAAGCAAAGTGGTGTTCAAACAGAGAGACTCCAACATTTAAGGCATATCTTGATAATGCATTGGTTTCGGTATCGGGGGTGCTTATATCAGTTTATGTCTACTTCCTGTTGACTGAAACTATTACAAAAGAGGCTCTAGAGTGCTTAGAGAAGAAGTACCATCCTCTTGTGGAGTGTTCATCTCTCATTTTTCGTTTTTCCAATGATTTGGCCACATCCAAG GCTGAGTTGGAGAGAGGTGAATCTGTAAACTCAATCCAGTGTTACATGCACGAAACCAGAGTTTCGGAACAAGAAGCCCGGAAGCACATAAGGAGTTTGATCGAGGAAGcatggaagaagatgaacaaaGAACGAGTAGCTGTTGATTCCACATTTGAGAAACCATTTATTGAAACGGCTTTGAACCTTGCTCGGATCGCCCAATGCACTTACCGAAACGGAGATGGGCACGGAGCTCCGGATAACAAGGCAAAGAACCGGGTTTTGTCAGTGATAATTGAACCCATTACACTTGTGCACGGACTTCAACACGGGTCAAATTTGTTAGCTAGTACGGAGTATTTCTTGGGGTATAAAGAGAAGAATATATAA